In one Bacillus sp. PK3_68 genomic region, the following are encoded:
- a CDS encoding exonuclease SbcCD subunit D yields the protein MKFIHTADWHLGKLVHGVYMTEEQREVLHQFVKIVEDEKPDAVVIAGDLYDRSVPPTSAVELLNEMLFKINVELETPIVAISGNHDSSERLSFGSSWFQNSQFYLKGKVDDQFSPVRINGVNFYCVPYAEPGTIRQLLGDSSIHTHQDAMKCLIGKLEKEMDYREVNIFVGHAFVLGGKTTESERTLSVGGSGCVDAGLFAPFHYTALGHLHSPDAIKHEKVRYSGSLLKYSFSEVNQRKSISIVTVDEKGALSIEEKTLRPKRDMRSLEGTMEELLDPARVQKEAAEDYLKVTLLDRGAIIDPMGKLRQAYPNILHLERQIDVIDQRKKESYGMKREEKKSDLALFADFYSQMTTDSFTNEKRKVIERVIHEAQLEANQK from the coding sequence GTGAAATTTATACATACAGCAGACTGGCACTTAGGCAAGCTCGTCCATGGAGTTTATATGACAGAAGAGCAGCGTGAGGTTTTACACCAGTTTGTAAAAATAGTAGAAGATGAGAAGCCGGATGCCGTTGTCATAGCCGGTGACCTATATGATCGATCTGTACCGCCAACAAGCGCTGTAGAGCTGTTAAATGAGATGCTTTTCAAAATTAATGTGGAGCTGGAGACACCGATTGTAGCCATTTCTGGGAACCATGATAGTTCAGAACGTCTTTCATTTGGTTCCTCCTGGTTTCAGAATAGCCAGTTTTATTTGAAAGGAAAGGTGGACGATCAATTTTCACCTGTCCGGATTAATGGGGTTAACTTTTACTGTGTTCCTTATGCAGAACCGGGCACAATCCGGCAGCTGCTTGGTGACAGTTCGATTCATACCCATCAAGATGCCATGAAGTGCCTAATAGGCAAGCTGGAAAAAGAGATGGACTATAGAGAAGTGAACATATTTGTCGGCCATGCCTTTGTTCTCGGTGGAAAGACAACAGAGTCGGAAAGAACGTTGTCGGTGGGCGGATCGGGCTGTGTAGATGCTGGATTGTTTGCTCCTTTCCATTATACGGCGCTCGGTCATTTACATAGTCCGGATGCGATAAAACATGAGAAGGTACGCTATTCGGGCTCTCTGCTGAAATATTCGTTTTCCGAGGTAAATCAGCGCAAGAGCATTTCGATTGTGACTGTTGATGAAAAGGGAGCGCTCTCTATAGAAGAAAAAACACTCCGTCCAAAGAGAGATATGCGCTCATTGGAGGGAACGATGGAGGAGCTGCTTGACCCTGCCCGCGTTCAAAAGGAAGCGGCAGAAGATTATTTAAAAGTGACTCTTCTTGACCGTGGAGCAATTATTGACCCGATGGGCAAGCTTCGGCAAGCTTATCCAAATATTCTTCATTTAGAGAGACAAATTGATGTGATTGATCAGCGCAAAAAAGAAAGCTATGGAATGAAACGGGAAGAGAAAAAGTCTGATCTTGCCCTTTTTGCTGATTTTTACAGTCAGATGACAACAGATAGTTTCACAAATGAAAAAAGAAAAGTGATAGAGAGAGTTATTCATGAGGCACAGCTGGAGGCGAATCAAAAATGA
- a CDS encoding SMC family ATPase, with protein sequence MKPVKLIMQAFGPYAGREEIDFRQLENRTMFVISGKTGSGKTTIFDGISFAIYGRASGEERTGSDLRSQFAADSLLTEVSLEFSLKGRNYLIYRSPQQEKRKERGEGFRTITAKAELYEIDDSGERKLIAANVREVDEKVKEIIQLDANQFRQILMIPQGEFRKLLVSDSKEKEKVLQRLFHTQFYKLIEDKLKHQADELAKKVESGQKERAQLLDSIEPATDKMSELLEQDPRNEAAILSQLKVDIDFLSEKLVGMKEEIEQQQNARDELTRNIHQTKHIIQQIARKDELEEEKKGLEARTPEIAEKTKEIERAEKAKNLGHQEDLCMQLKKHLDEDVKRAEESRITFINHQRALEKAEQQWQEENGREAERKEAADRLNKLIALRESVYSLDAEKAMLNRLNVQVKACEKKREALSAQSVQIETRIEKLEEELSSLDRWQQIVYDEEKNGYQAEAQIKLIEKISKITERIKHLKEQEQNQQHLTKEKKEGLEAAAMNVKKLEESWQKQQAGMLAQSLIAGEPCAVCGSTHHPSPAKAHADAPEKEEIEAAKKVSAQAEKEQHEAARELARIQIHLQKEEEVLNELLQETKELHLKVDWSNIDGQKAQLVSIQAAAERAIQQANEKLQQKKAWTEERNRLNVQWKELRAELAACQQEELEARELYAGKQSHVDELLKNIPVPLQQKEAYEQAVEQAEETRQRLEEQLAAALKRKQAAETALAAVEAGLQEIQSTIAQQKERLDAERARFKQLMEQNGFADFKHYSASKRTEAELKKLQQEIHSFHEHFRSVSDLLKEFTESLMGIEKPDLASLITKKAEIEEQIAAKDKERLALNHLISNCQRIVGRVAAVNEHLQDLEKDYSLIGHLYEITHGKNVHKLTFERYVLAAFLDDILVVANERLVKMTGGRYTMHRKTDRAKGNAQSGLELLIFDQYTGQERHVKTLSGAKALRRHLRLLSAWRRSSSNMQVGYRWKQCLLMKGLVRLIPNR encoded by the coding sequence ATGAAGCCAGTCAAATTAATCATGCAGGCATTTGGCCCTTATGCGGGGAGGGAAGAGATTGATTTCAGGCAACTGGAGAATCGGACCATGTTTGTCATTTCAGGAAAAACCGGCTCCGGAAAAACAACTATTTTTGATGGGATTAGCTTTGCCATATACGGCCGGGCAAGTGGAGAAGAGAGAACGGGAAGCGATCTGCGCAGCCAGTTTGCCGCAGACAGCCTGTTAACAGAGGTATCGCTCGAATTCTCTTTGAAGGGACGCAATTATCTGATTTACCGCTCTCCCCAGCAGGAAAAGAGAAAAGAGCGCGGGGAAGGGTTTCGGACTATTACTGCAAAAGCAGAACTCTATGAAATCGATGACAGTGGAGAGAGAAAATTGATTGCAGCAAATGTCCGAGAAGTGGACGAAAAGGTAAAAGAAATTATCCAGCTTGATGCGAATCAATTTAGACAAATATTGATGATTCCCCAGGGCGAGTTCAGAAAGCTGCTCGTTTCCGACAGCAAAGAGAAGGAGAAAGTGCTGCAACGCTTGTTTCACACTCAATTTTATAAATTGATAGAAGACAAGTTAAAGCACCAGGCAGATGAATTAGCGAAGAAAGTGGAAAGTGGGCAAAAAGAACGAGCGCAATTATTGGACAGCATCGAACCCGCCACCGACAAAATGAGCGAACTGCTTGAGCAAGATCCTCGAAACGAGGCAGCCATTCTTTCACAATTAAAAGTAGATATTGATTTTCTGTCGGAAAAGTTAGTGGGAATGAAAGAGGAAATTGAACAACAACAAAATGCACGTGATGAATTAACCCGAAATATTCATCAGACAAAGCACATTATCCAGCAAATCGCCCGCAAAGATGAGCTGGAGGAAGAGAAAAAAGGACTAGAAGCTAGAACGCCTGAAATCGCCGAAAAAACAAAAGAAATTGAACGGGCAGAGAAGGCAAAGAACTTAGGGCACCAGGAAGACTTGTGCATGCAGTTAAAGAAACATCTGGATGAAGATGTAAAAAGGGCAGAAGAATCACGCATAACATTTATCAATCATCAAAGAGCCCTGGAAAAAGCTGAACAGCAGTGGCAAGAGGAAAATGGCAGAGAAGCAGAGCGGAAAGAAGCGGCCGATAGGCTGAACAAGCTGATTGCGCTTAGAGAATCGGTCTATTCCCTGGATGCGGAAAAAGCGATGTTAAACCGCTTGAATGTCCAAGTGAAAGCATGTGAAAAGAAACGGGAAGCACTCTCTGCACAGTCCGTACAAATAGAAACAAGAATAGAAAAGCTGGAAGAGGAGCTGTCTTCCCTCGATCGCTGGCAGCAAATTGTTTACGATGAAGAGAAGAACGGCTATCAGGCTGAAGCCCAAATAAAGCTGATTGAGAAGATTAGTAAAATAACTGAGCGGATCAAACATTTGAAAGAGCAGGAGCAAAACCAGCAACATCTAACTAAGGAAAAAAAGGAAGGGCTAGAAGCAGCCGCGATGAATGTGAAAAAGCTTGAAGAAAGCTGGCAGAAACAACAGGCAGGCATGTTGGCGCAGTCTCTTATTGCTGGAGAGCCATGTGCTGTTTGTGGTTCCACTCATCATCCATCTCCGGCAAAAGCTCATGCTGATGCTCCGGAGAAAGAAGAAATTGAAGCGGCCAAAAAGGTGTCAGCACAAGCTGAAAAAGAACAGCATGAAGCTGCCCGTGAGCTGGCTCGTATTCAAATTCATTTACAGAAGGAAGAAGAGGTATTAAACGAGCTCTTGCAGGAAACGAAAGAGCTTCATTTAAAAGTGGATTGGTCAAATATAGACGGCCAAAAAGCACAGCTGGTTTCTATTCAGGCAGCTGCCGAGCGAGCTATTCAGCAAGCGAATGAAAAGCTGCAGCAAAAGAAGGCATGGACTGAAGAACGAAACCGTCTGAATGTACAATGGAAAGAGCTGCGTGCTGAGTTAGCAGCATGTCAGCAAGAAGAACTAGAAGCGCGTGAATTATATGCTGGCAAGCAGTCACATGTAGACGAATTGTTAAAGAACATTCCGGTGCCGCTTCAGCAAAAAGAAGCGTATGAACAGGCGGTCGAGCAAGCTGAAGAAACGAGGCAGCGTTTGGAGGAACAGTTGGCGGCAGCCTTAAAAAGAAAGCAGGCTGCAGAAACAGCGCTTGCAGCTGTTGAAGCAGGCTTACAGGAGATACAAAGTACAATTGCTCAGCAAAAAGAACGCTTAGATGCTGAACGAGCGCGTTTTAAACAATTGATGGAGCAAAATGGATTTGCTGATTTTAAGCACTATTCAGCAAGCAAAAGGACGGAAGCGGAATTAAAGAAATTGCAACAGGAGATCCATTCCTTTCACGAGCATTTTCGCTCCGTATCCGATCTATTGAAGGAATTTACAGAAAGCCTAATGGGCATTGAAAAGCCGGATCTTGCCTCATTAATCACAAAAAAAGCTGAAATTGAGGAGCAGATAGCTGCGAAAGATAAGGAACGGCTTGCTCTTAACCATTTAATCAGCAACTGTCAGCGCATCGTAGGAAGAGTGGCAGCTGTGAATGAGCATTTACAAGATTTGGAGAAAGACTATAGCTTAATCGGTCATCTTTATGAGATCACGCACGGCAAAAATGTGCATAAATTAACATTTGAACGATATGTGCTAGCTGCTTTTCTTGATGATATTCTTGTTGTGGCAAATGAGCGGCTCGTAAAAATGACTGGTGGGCGTTACACGATGCACCGCAAAACAGATCGGGCAAAAGGAAATGCTCAAAGCGGTTTGGAGTTGTTAATTTTTGACCAGTATACTGGCCAGGAACGGCACGTAAAAACATTGTCGGGGGCGAAAGCTTTAAGGCGGCACTTGCGCTTGCTCTCGGCTTGGCGGAGATCGTCCAGCAATATGCAGGTGGGGTATCGTTGGAAACAATGTTTATTGATGAAGGGTTTGGTACGCTTGATCCCGAATCGTTAG
- a CDS encoding SCO family protein, whose product MNYSRSFLVIAALSVILLVAGCGKSNFESNMDVEMQDFEHTNQNNKKVSLEDLKGKVWLADLIFTSCTTVCQPMTKNMADLQKMLKKEGVEDYRIVSFSVDPEVDTPDKLKEYISHFEVDEKKWDLLTGYDPEYIRDFAEKNLQTLAVPDPNSNQVTHGTSFYLVNKEGKVVKNYSGAEEVPFEEIVQDVKTLVDEK is encoded by the coding sequence TTGAATTATTCGCGCTCTTTTTTAGTGATTGCAGCGCTTTCGGTTATTTTGCTCGTAGCTGGCTGCGGCAAAAGTAATTTTGAAAGCAACATGGATGTCGAAATGCAAGACTTTGAGCATACGAACCAAAACAATAAAAAAGTCAGCTTAGAGGACTTAAAGGGAAAAGTATGGCTCGCTGACTTAATTTTTACTAGCTGCACAACGGTTTGCCAACCGATGACAAAGAATATGGCGGATCTGCAAAAGATGCTTAAAAAAGAAGGTGTAGAGGACTATCGTATCGTATCGTTTAGCGTCGATCCAGAGGTTGATACACCTGATAAGTTAAAAGAATACATTTCTCATTTTGAGGTGGATGAAAAGAAATGGGACTTGCTGACGGGGTATGATCCAGAATACATCCGTGATTTTGCAGAAAAGAATCTGCAAACATTGGCCGTTCCCGATCCTAATTCCAATCAAGTCACTCACGGTACAAGCTTTTATTTAGTGAATAAAGAAGGAAAAGTAGTAAAAAATTATAGCGGAGCAGAAGAAGTTCCATTTGAAGAAATTGTTCAAGATGTTAAGACACTGGTTGACGAAAAATAA
- a CDS encoding helix-turn-helix domain-containing protein, whose amino-acid sequence MKLKKESGYMEKVTGNFFSKEYESLEVLADLISEELECPITIEDDNHRIIAYSRHEDEVDPVRIATIMRRRVPENVINSLWKVGAIPKLFETEEPVTVPRIDQVGIRERVAISVRKNKEVVGFIWAHPRKPFNEEKIMILKEAAKAVKNQLIQRQKQKTETEKNYEELFWKLLTGHFTRLRDLEQVNERYNLVLKGALAVVILDFLQPISQPVERQTSYLVETMQQLPIIARTFDNGQLILLVRLPEKETEQAIGDFTNNLINKIKERQQITGIIAASGSVTNNPLELARSYQEALYVLKVKQQFSLAAASIFSYDRLGVFQFIEDLAAIRKQSGYTNPAIEKLSQYDRDHHANLQETIFVFLHHDGNMNDAAKALHIHANTLAYRLKRISEIAGINLKDANQKITLYLDLLIKQLEEESL is encoded by the coding sequence ATGAAATTAAAGAAAGAAAGTGGTTATATGGAAAAAGTAACTGGGAATTTCTTCTCCAAGGAATATGAATCCCTTGAAGTGCTTGCTGATTTAATTAGTGAAGAACTGGAATGTCCGATTACAATAGAAGATGACAATCACCGTATCATTGCCTATAGCCGACACGAAGATGAAGTTGATCCTGTCAGGATTGCAACCATTATGCGCAGGCGTGTGCCGGAAAATGTTATTAATAGCTTGTGGAAAGTAGGAGCGATACCAAAGCTGTTCGAAACAGAGGAGCCGGTTACAGTTCCTAGGATTGACCAGGTGGGGATCAGGGAGCGCGTGGCGATTTCAGTGCGTAAGAATAAAGAAGTTGTCGGCTTTATTTGGGCGCATCCGCGTAAGCCGTTCAATGAAGAGAAAATCATGATTTTAAAGGAAGCAGCAAAAGCGGTAAAAAATCAGCTTATTCAGCGCCAAAAACAGAAAACGGAAACTGAAAAGAATTATGAAGAACTTTTTTGGAAACTGCTGACCGGTCACTTTACAAGGCTTAGAGATTTAGAACAAGTAAATGAACGTTACAATTTAGTGCTGAAGGGTGCGTTGGCAGTCGTGATTTTAGACTTTTTACAGCCAATTAGCCAGCCAGTCGAACGCCAAACCAGTTACTTAGTAGAAACCATGCAACAGCTGCCCATCATAGCAAGGACCTTTGATAACGGACAGTTAATTCTGCTAGTGAGGCTGCCAGAGAAAGAGACAGAACAGGCCATTGGTGATTTTACCAATAATCTCATCAACAAAATCAAAGAACGTCAGCAAATTACAGGGATTATTGCCGCTTCAGGAAGCGTAACTAATAATCCGCTGGAGCTTGCCCGAAGCTATCAGGAGGCACTTTATGTACTGAAGGTGAAACAGCAGTTCTCATTAGCTGCCGCTTCTATTTTTAGCTACGATAGGCTTGGCGTGTTTCAATTTATCGAAGATTTGGCTGCGATCAGAAAACAATCTGGTTATACCAATCCGGCCATTGAAAAATTAAGCCAATATGACCGTGATCATCATGCCAACTTGCAGGAAACTATTTTTGTGTTCCTACATCATGATGGAAACATGAATGATGCAGCTAAAGCGTTACATATTCATGCCAATACGCTTGCTTACCGACTGAAAAGGATATCTGAAATAGCTGGGATCAATTTAAAAGATGCAAACCAAAAAATTACTTTGTATCTAGATTTACTCATTAAACAATTAGAGGAGGAAAGTTTGTAA
- the ald gene encoding alanine dehydrogenase, translating to MIIGIPKEIKNNENRVAITPAGVTTLVRAGHKVLVEKDAGLGSGFTNEEYQELGAQLIDSAKDVWDQAEMVLKVKEPIESEYQYFRKDLLLFTYLHLAAEPALTKALIENGVTGVAYETVSVNRTLPLLSPMSEVAGRMAAQIGAQFLEKNQGGKGVLLGGVPGVKKSKVTVIGGGMVGTNAAKIASGLGAEVTIIDLSADRLRQLEDIFGSSVQTLMSSPFNIAEAVKESDLVIGAVLIPGSKAPKLVTEEMVKSMSPGSVIVDVAVDQGGIFETVDHVTTHDNPTYEKHGVVHYAVANMPGAVPRTSTVALTNVTIPYALQMANKGFNQAIQDNPALKLGVNTYKGHVTYEAVAKDLGYEYKAVEELI from the coding sequence ATGATTATTGGTATTCCTAAGGAAATTAAAAACAACGAAAACCGTGTTGCGATCACTCCAGCTGGCGTTACTACTTTAGTTAGAGCAGGACACAAAGTGTTAGTGGAAAAGGATGCAGGGCTTGGAAGCGGTTTCACTAATGAAGAGTATCAAGAACTCGGTGCACAGTTGATTGATTCAGCAAAAGATGTATGGGATCAAGCTGAGATGGTTTTAAAAGTCAAAGAGCCAATCGAATCGGAATACCAATATTTCCGTAAAGACTTACTGTTATTTACGTACTTACACCTTGCAGCAGAGCCGGCTTTAACAAAAGCGCTTATAGAAAACGGTGTAACAGGCGTTGCTTATGAAACGGTATCAGTGAACCGTACCCTTCCTCTGCTTTCCCCAATGAGTGAAGTAGCAGGCCGCATGGCCGCACAAATTGGTGCACAATTCCTTGAGAAGAATCAAGGCGGAAAAGGTGTTCTTCTCGGTGGAGTACCAGGAGTAAAGAAAAGTAAAGTAACAGTAATCGGTGGCGGCATGGTAGGAACAAATGCAGCAAAAATCGCTTCCGGCCTCGGAGCTGAAGTAACAATTATTGACTTGAGTGCAGATCGTCTGCGCCAGCTTGAAGATATTTTCGGATCAAGTGTACAAACACTGATGTCCAGCCCGTTCAATATCGCTGAAGCAGTGAAGGAATCTGATCTTGTCATTGGAGCGGTATTAATTCCAGGTTCAAAAGCGCCTAAGCTTGTAACAGAAGAAATGGTTAAATCGATGTCTCCGGGATCTGTTATTGTAGACGTAGCGGTTGACCAAGGCGGTATCTTTGAAACAGTTGACCATGTAACAACACATGACAATCCAACGTATGAAAAGCATGGCGTTGTTCACTATGCTGTAGCTAACATGCCTGGAGCAGTTCCACGCACTTCTACGGTAGCGTTAACAAATGTGACTATTCCTTATGCTTTACAAATGGCTAATAAAGGATTTAATCAAGCAATCCAGGACAACCCTGCATTAAAGCTTGGAGTCAATACGTATAAAGGTCATGTAACATATGAAGCGGTAGCAAAAGACCTTGGATATGAATATAAAGCGGTAGAGGAATTAATTTAA
- a CDS encoding L,D-transpeptidase family protein, whose translation MKKIFVSTLFIFCAAFLSPSFSTAAETTSFEKKVAAQLSAITDSSQFIVVEGKTNHYQAVLRTYEKRGDTWVQTYKTAAVIGKNGLSQSKREGDGRTPVGLFPIGEGFGFAPKPANLNIRYTQTNNYHYWIDDPSSPDYNQWIYYRGNPNKRWKSYERLNHFLYKYAVIIKYNEKPIITGKGSAIFLHRWRQSTSPTAGCVALNENHLLNVMRWIVPAKQPKIVIGDQSSIVTQLKNYKNSAK comes from the coding sequence ATGAAAAAGATATTTGTATCTACCCTATTCATTTTTTGTGCCGCTTTTTTGTCCCCTTCTTTCTCAACAGCTGCAGAGACTACCTCTTTCGAGAAAAAAGTAGCTGCCCAATTATCAGCTATTACAGACAGCAGCCAGTTTATCGTTGTAGAAGGAAAGACAAATCATTACCAAGCCGTATTAAGAACATACGAAAAAAGAGGCGATACCTGGGTGCAAACGTACAAAACTGCCGCTGTGATTGGTAAGAATGGCCTGTCTCAGTCAAAAAGAGAGGGGGATGGCCGCACCCCTGTTGGTTTATTTCCTATTGGTGAAGGCTTTGGATTTGCTCCAAAACCAGCTAATCTAAACATACGGTATACGCAAACGAATAACTATCATTATTGGATAGACGATCCGTCTTCACCAGACTACAATCAGTGGATATATTATAGAGGCAACCCCAATAAGCGCTGGAAGTCCTACGAACGGCTGAATCACTTTTTGTATAAGTATGCAGTTATCATAAAATATAATGAAAAGCCTATTATTACAGGAAAAGGGAGTGCCATCTTTCTTCACAGATGGCGACAATCGACAAGTCCGACAGCTGGATGCGTAGCGCTTAATGAGAATCACCTGTTAAATGTGATGCGCTGGATCGTGCCGGCCAAGCAGCCTAAAATCGTGATTGGCGATCAATCTTCCATCGTCACTCAGCTTAAAAACTACAAGAATTCTGCCAAGTGA
- a CDS encoding sodium/solute symporter (Members of the Solute:Sodium Symporter (SSS), TC 2.A.21 as described in tcdb.org, catalyze solute:Na+ symport. Known solutes for members of the family include sugars, amino acids, nucleosides, inositols, vitamins, urea or anions, depending on the system.), translating into MSVIGLAFFVGIVGLTLVVTYFAAKRTNTASEFYTAGGGLTGWQNGLAIAGDYLSAASFLGIAGAIALNGFDGFFFSIGYLVAYLVVLYLVAEPLRNLGKYTLADMINARFDQKKVRATAALSTITIVIFYMIAQLVGAGALIQLLLGIDYWIAVLIVGVMMTVYVLFGGMTATSWVQIIKAVLLMIGTVIISFLVLMKFHFNIFEMFSDMKSATSHGENYLNPGVKYKNPIDTLSMTMALVFGTAGLPHILMRFFTVKDAKTARGSVVYATWIVGVFYILTIFLGFGAAAFVGSDKIISANAAGNMAAPLLAQALGGDMLMSFVSAVAFATILAVVAGLVLSGASAFAHDIYGEIIKKGKVTERQQMLAARYASISVAIFSILLALFAQKMNVAFLVSLAFCVAASANLPVILYTIYWKRFNTIGAISAMLTGLLSALMLVAISPNVLGPEGTAIFVGSPLFPLTNPAVISIPAGFLAGYVGTVLSAKADARKFAEVSVKANTGFKG; encoded by the coding sequence ATGAGTGTCATTGGGTTAGCGTTTTTCGTTGGAATAGTCGGACTCACGCTTGTCGTTACGTACTTTGCCGCTAAGCGTACAAATACAGCAAGTGAGTTTTACACAGCGGGTGGCGGGCTGACAGGCTGGCAAAACGGACTGGCTATTGCGGGAGACTACTTGTCGGCAGCCTCATTTCTTGGAATAGCCGGGGCTATCGCCTTAAATGGCTTTGATGGCTTCTTTTTCAGCATCGGCTATCTCGTTGCCTATTTGGTCGTACTTTATCTAGTCGCTGAACCATTGCGCAATCTGGGTAAATATACGCTGGCAGATATGATTAATGCCCGCTTTGACCAGAAGAAGGTAAGAGCTACTGCGGCTCTGAGTACCATTACAATTGTTATTTTTTACATGATTGCCCAACTCGTAGGAGCCGGTGCTCTTATCCAATTGCTGTTGGGGATTGATTATTGGATTGCCGTCTTAATTGTCGGTGTGATGATGACTGTTTATGTATTGTTTGGCGGTATGACAGCAACGAGCTGGGTGCAAATTATTAAAGCTGTTCTGCTTATGATCGGTACTGTTATTATTTCTTTTCTCGTATTAATGAAATTTCATTTTAACATCTTTGAAATGTTCTCTGACATGAAATCCGCCACTTCACACGGGGAAAATTATTTAAATCCTGGTGTGAAATACAAAAATCCTATCGATACGCTTTCTATGACGATGGCTCTCGTATTTGGGACCGCTGGTCTTCCGCATATCCTTATGCGCTTCTTTACTGTAAAAGATGCAAAAACGGCAAGAGGCTCCGTCGTTTATGCTACATGGATTGTTGGTGTTTTTTATATTCTTACCATCTTCCTTGGCTTCGGTGCTGCCGCTTTTGTTGGTTCCGATAAAATTATCTCTGCCAACGCGGCTGGAAACATGGCAGCTCCCTTGCTTGCTCAAGCATTAGGCGGCGACATGCTGATGTCATTTGTATCCGCCGTGGCATTCGCCACGATTCTTGCAGTAGTAGCTGGTCTCGTTTTATCAGGAGCATCCGCCTTCGCCCATGATATTTACGGAGAGATTATTAAAAAAGGAAAGGTGACGGAAAGACAGCAGATGCTCGCTGCGCGCTATGCCTCCATTTCGGTTGCTATTTTTTCTATTTTGCTCGCTCTGTTTGCTCAAAAAATGAACGTAGCTTTTCTCGTTTCTCTCGCCTTTTGCGTAGCGGCCAGTGCAAACCTTCCTGTTATTTTGTACACGATCTATTGGAAGCGCTTTAACACCATCGGCGCCATTTCTGCTATGTTAACTGGATTGCTTTCTGCGTTAATGTTGGTAGCCATCAGCCCGAACGTATTAGGCCCTGAAGGCACAGCCATTTTTGTCGGCAGCCCGCTGTTCCCTCTTACCAATCCAGCAGTTATCTCTATTCCAGCCGGTTTCCTTGCCGGGTATGTCGGTACGGTACTTTCTGCTAAAGCAGATGCCCGTAAATTTGCTGAAGTCTCTGTAAAAGCAAATACTGGATTTAAAGGGTAA
- a CDS encoding DUF485 domain-containing protein, with amino-acid sequence MGNQKLKPPPLGAEKTTYESIAESPKFKQMVKSKTKFLVPLSIFFLLFYFSLPLLTSYSTILNKPAIGSISWVWIFAFAQFIMTWALSMIYVKKANQFDQMSDDILNDLQVEKKGDQPL; translated from the coding sequence ATGGGAAATCAAAAGCTAAAACCCCCACCGCTTGGAGCAGAAAAAACTACTTATGAAAGCATTGCCGAAAGCCCGAAGTTTAAACAAATGGTGAAAAGTAAAACCAAATTTCTTGTCCCTCTTTCAATCTTCTTTCTGCTATTTTATTTTTCACTGCCACTGCTTACATCCTACTCAACCATTTTAAATAAGCCGGCGATCGGTTCGATTTCATGGGTTTGGATTTTTGCTTTTGCCCAATTTATCATGACTTGGGCGCTAAGTATGATCTATGTAAAAAAAGCTAATCAGTTTGATCAAATGTCTGATGATATCTTAAACGATTTACAAGTAGAGAAAAAAGGAGATCAACCGTTATGA
- a CDS encoding lytic transglycosylase domain-containing protein: MKKRKLKKSVKRKLFFLLFIIAMVYVAFHQGNAPKDTVIEPSIPKEYVPIYKAAEKEYGVPWQLLAAHHRVETKFSTMESMISPAGAEGPMQFMPCTFVGWSHPTCSDLGKGNISSKDKVNPAIIKKYGGYGVDANGDGKADPFDLEDAVFSAAAYLKAHGAADGQLKKAIYSYNHSEQYVDDVLHYFYAYTSKE, translated from the coding sequence ATGAAAAAAAGAAAGCTAAAAAAATCGGTAAAACGAAAATTATTTTTTTTACTATTTATAATTGCAATGGTATATGTGGCGTTCCATCAGGGAAACGCCCCTAAAGACACTGTTATTGAACCGTCTATCCCAAAGGAATATGTCCCTATATATAAAGCTGCAGAGAAGGAGTACGGCGTGCCCTGGCAGCTGTTAGCTGCCCATCATCGGGTAGAAACCAAGTTTTCAACAATGGAATCGATGATATCACCAGCCGGCGCAGAAGGGCCTATGCAATTCATGCCATGCACCTTTGTCGGATGGAGTCATCCTACGTGCAGCGATCTTGGAAAAGGAAATATTTCAAGTAAAGACAAAGTGAACCCGGCCATTATAAAGAAATATGGGGGATACGGAGTGGATGCGAATGGAGATGGAAAAGCGGATCCTTTTGATCTTGAAGACGCTGTTTTTAGTGCAGCTGCTTATTTAAAAGCCCATGGGGCAGCTGATGGGCAGTTGAAAAAAGCTATTTATTCCTATAATCACAGCGAGCAATATGTAGATGATGTACTACACTATTTTTATGCATACACATCTAAAGAATAG